Part of the Mastacembelus armatus chromosome 6, fMasArm1.2, whole genome shotgun sequence genome, gaaaaataaaataattaatttattatatatgtTGATGTAGATAATGTTAAATTTGAAAATTTGAGCATCTGCTCATTGTGCCCACAGGATGGTTCCTAACAGGACCTACAATCCGCTAAACTTTGTAGTTTTGGGTGAATATGAGATGGTCTGTAATTACATGCTTGCAGGAAAAACATCTGGGTAATATCTGGACCATGTTATGACAaatgttgtctgtctgtctgtctgaaagcATGTCGCTTAGTTACAGTCATCAAGCATAAGGATAATTCaacttttaaaaagatttttatttgatGTGGTATAGTTAAGGCAAACTGGTGGTTTAGGGTTTGCATTTTGACATTAAAATGTTCAAAGCAGACTTGCAAAAGtctgattaatcaattaattaatgaaaacataattgacTGAGTATGTAAACATACCAGTGTCATTGTGAGCATGGTATCaagctgatgttagcatttagtaCAAAATGAGAGTAGCAAAGCTGTTTCTAAATGCAGCTTAGAAAGTGCTTGGATGTAGATGCAGAAGTGACTTTAGAAATGAATTATTGTCTTgtcttctgtttgtctgtctatGACCTCTTTGCCACCTGATTTTTGTCTTCATCCTTCCTCTTTCCTGTGTCTCCAGTCTGATGAGTGAGAGTGCTGGTAGCCCGCTCCTCCACCACGATGGTCGACATGGAGAGCCACTACCATCCCCCTTCTCCCCTGGAGGACTCAGTGCTGAGCAGTCCCCTGTGCGGTGATGATGACTTCATGGGTGGCATTGAGGAGCTCCAGGATATCTCTCAGTCCATAGAGAACGATGCCCTTAGCTCCTTTGATGTCCCTGAATACCCATCATCCAGCAATGGCTCTGAAGGATCCACTGtgttaggtaaaaaaaaaaaggtctcaCTGGCTTTAAATTGAAAAATCTCTTTAGGTCATTAATGATTAATGACCTATGGTGAGATGATAATGAGCGGTTTGCTCCCACAGTCATTTCACAGTTTCAGAGTGCTCCTACTAGCTCAATGTAATCTCCTTGTCATGTTGTTTCAGAGCAGGGATTCCTCATTTTAGACCTTAATCTCTAATTTGCTCCAACTGAATATTCAGAGAGAGCATACACTTTGGCTTCTTTAAGCTCTTGCCTCAAGGAGACATTAAAGACTGTGCTATAATTCTTTGACAGGCCTTATTTACTCACAGGCCTACTGGCCTACATTTTCGTGCCTTTTGGTCTGTTAATCTTGATCGGTCTTTAACTTACTGTGTGTCCTGAGTCATTCTCCTGCTTGTTTCTTTCTATGTttcctcattgttttttttccctgccaTGTCTTGTTTTCTGTACTCTCGTTTTGCCTCTCTGTCCTCCACTAGCCCTTGTTCTTACCCCATATCCAATGAGGAATTCACGCATTCCTCAGCTACCATGCACCACCTCTCAGGAAACATCCGCTTTGCTCAATAAAAGTCACATGGACATCAGGGAAATTTATGCTACTGCCAAATTATGCATTAAGGGAAGAAGCCATGAGTAGTGACaaagataaacattttaatggaaGAATGGAGGGTTTCAGTGAGGGAAATAGAAGGAAAGGACAAAAGAGAGGATGTGTGGGCCAAAAGCATCATGGAAACATTTGAGGATAGCATGGGAAAGGCATGATGGCATTAGATACCAACATGCTTTTCCTGTCCTCACTCAGTTGAAGCACGTGCACTTGTACAAAGCAGCAAATGGTGGAAATAAACATGGCTCTGAGGGAAATGGTTCTGAGGGCTGGTACTTTCTGTCACAGTGAGGTCACAGGCACAAAGGTAGCGAGGGGTTGAAATGAAGTCAcagtggcatttttttttatctgtttagaGGGTAGCAAGATAGAGATTCTGACCATCTTTTTCAGAGTACCATCAACCATGTTGTGTTGTTCTTCTCACAGTTCTTATATAAAGATGAATTTCtgcaacacagcacagcagatcTGGTGCCAAATGCTACTTATCCACATTCTGGCATCTCTCAGCTAACTCATGTGGCCTTACTTAGTGTCACGGTTTACTGTTGCGCTAGTTCTTCTGTGCTATTTGTGTACCAAGCAGGTTCTACCAGCAATGTTCCCTCTACAAGGTGGAAATGGAAAACTGCTGGCAAACCCATAGTAAACCACATGACTTTTCTTCCATGGGGAAGATCAGTAATACTACTCCAACTCGGTTATGCTTGTGACAGGCAACACACCACAGATGGCATGCCAATCTCTCTACATAAACAGACATGGGACAGACCATTTTGTGGGGGCAAATAAGTACTTAAATTTTACCAGTTCTTTGCTAAAGGAAGATGAGACTTCCCAGTAGATATGCATTCATAAAGGCAgccatgtttgcatgttttatgtGACGTTAATTGccttaaaataataatctgaTTTGTTAACTGACTGAGGTGTTAGTCATACATCAACAGTAGCTGTCTAtacttaaaaacaaatgctaGGGTGCTCAGGAGCAAGATTTTTATGGTCTTTTTCAAGGCCTTATGCTTGTGTTTTGTAGATGCCCTGACACCAGCATCCAGCCCCTCGTCAGTTGTATATGGGCCAGCAGCGGGCCAGGAGGAGTTCttatcttcctcctcatccctcAGTCTGGAATGTCGAGTGTGTGCTGACCGTGCCTCTGGTTACCACTATGGAGTCCATGCCTGTGAGGGTTGCAAGGTGAGACAAAGATTACATGCATAAATTATTAAGTCCATCAAGTGGTTCTGTTAATGGATTACACATTAGATCATGGATAATAATAAAGAAGTGTACAGATTAGTTTATGGCCAATTAGATGTACACTTGTTGAAGGACATTAGTATGAGGGTTGATTAGTTACTACTCTCCTTGCCTTAGTTATTATTTCTGTCAAGATGCATCATTTGTCATCCACACTCCACTACAGAGAAGCCAGGAATCACAAACAGTGTACTGAATACACATTAACTAATTTCAAGAAATCATGATTTGATATATGACACTTAGGAAAGTAGGACATACCAGGCCAGAAATCCAGAGGCAGTATATCTTGTGACCCATGATAACTCTTCTAAAAACATCAGAACAACCAAGATCAGCCTTCCCACGTGATCTCCCAATAATCTTTTGGTTAATTGTTTACCAGTCATGTTGAAGAACAACCCAAGGCTGTTTTTAAGAGGCAGCAAGGGACAAAGCTAGTGTAACTTGAGGTGTTTGCACATGTGTTTTGAATAGTCTTCATCCTTTCACTGAAGGAAAAACATAGAAGGAAAAAGCACCTAGGGAATCTTTTCTGTTATGTGACCTATGAAGGGTAAAATGGTAAGGCGGTAAAACAACAAGTTATCAAGAAAGTCAAGGTTAATGCCTACCTATAGGAAGGAGTCATTTAATGTACATGTATCACAAGTGACATATGAATCAGAAgcctttttttcattttccaagtTCAAGAACTTCAGCCATCTTTTTCCCGTATTTGTTTATGTTGCCATTGTGTCCAGTCCTCAGTATTTCATAAACTATTGTTTTACTACTACTGTTGATTTGGTATAATGGAGTGTTCATTTGATTGGTGTCTCACAAAATTGGAAAATACTGTCAACCACATCACATTTCCCAGATATTTTAAAGAATCTAAAACCTGATATCTGGGTGTATGATGGCTATGTACAGGGTGAGTTGGAATGATGGAAGAATAAAGAGGAGGTTTTTTAGATTATTGGTACAAATTGTGAAATCATCCTTGTGAAAATGTGCTTATTTCTCTACAACATTGAATATGTTTGACTAAATAAGAAACAATCAAAGAAAAAGTCAGGAAAACACAGTCTTTATTATTAACTAACCTAATATGAAACAGATTAAACAGTTAATCAACTTCATGAGGATTGCAatgacatttgtgattttattttgctcaATTCTAAATGTTATGCAACAGGGGTAGCAAATCCTGGTCCTCAAAAGTTTCTGCAGGGCAGGGATagatggaaaagaagcagggtAGGACTTATTGAGGACCAAGGTTGGTTACCCCTGCTGTACACTAATGTAGATCCCTACCTACTTCAAGCCActgataacagcacagacaAGTTATAAATCTCACATGTGAGATGACCAAaatttagagagagagagagagagagagagaggaagagattgAGAGAGAttgatttatattatatttatattattatatttatatttttatatatatagatttatatatatatatatatatatatatatatatatatatgccatGTCACAGTAATAGGAGGCTGATTCGTTACAACAGTGGACACAGCCATTCCTGGCTCAAAGCCTATTTGGCCTGAACTCCATTTCTGTGCTGGCTTTATGCCACCCTTGtgtatatatgtactgtatatgtgcacaTGTCAAATTGGGGTTAGTGGGTGAAAGCCAGAGTTACTTAACATGAACTCATGTGGTAATAATATGTCTGATGATTGCATGAACATTTATGTGTGGGTTCATATGTATTTGGGTGATGGATTTGCATATATTTGCAATTTGCTAATTATGCTATTAATTGTTTCCCCGGGgcattttttaatcttcttgCTATCTACAACCATTCGTCTTAGTCTGTCTGTTAGTCTAGCCACACCAaggttcatttttcttttaagagGGACGACTGAAACTATGAATCTGACATTGTCACGTAGTAGTCATATGGGAATAAATAATTGCTTTTCTAAAGACTTCTTTCTTCTgttacatttcatgttttattagcctgtgttttatctaaaatgttttatttattgcctGAATAATCCCTCTAGCAATGTCTCATTTACAcaattgaaaatgtttgacaaaatattaacttttaactgtaaaaaaaaaaaaaatagcttcatgtcagcagcattcacatttttcatgcttttttccTTCATTACTCCAGGGGTTTTTTCGCCGGACTATCCGTCTGAAGCTGGAGTACGACAAGTGTGAGCGTCGCTGTAAGATCCAAAAGAAGAACCGCAACAAGTGCCAATACTGCCGTTTCCAGAAGTGCCTGACAGTGGGCATGTCCCACAATGGTGAGTCCTACAAGGCATGGCAGGTCTGAGCAGTGCTTCAAGCTCAgcagtagacacacacacacacatacacgtatGCATGCATGGCTCTTGTTACTTAGAAACACACAGTGTAATAGAGTACCACAGTTGTGCAGAGGCCAAGTAAGACTGAACATGCACGTATGCACATGATTAGCACAAATAAGCAATCTAACACCACACATTCAAGTGTAAGTTGCTTGTTAAGGCAAGTTATTGAGGACATAACTGAGGACATAATCAGACTACTACACTAAACAACTTATGACTATTTCAtggtttattaaaaaacagaaatcagaatAACATTGTAATAgtttaagaaaatattaaatcacCACTATAATATTGACAGAAATACAGTCATTAATTTATATgaataagataaataaaataaatacataaaaataatataagaGAAATAATACAAAGATAATGTAATTTCTTTCATTCTAACAGGTGAAAATGCAAACACTATGAAAATACAACTGAGAATGCAGTTACATCTTTACTCTCCTACATTGACTATTCTCTTAATggctttttacttttaaattacaGCCATAGTTTGATAACAGTGCGGGTCAAAATCTCTCAAATGAGGAAGACTCTTAATAACATGAAAATTCACTTCATTTAAATTTCTATAAGTATATTACCAATATATACTACTATATCAATACTTTGTGCGACTGTGTCACACATCAGATTTAATCTTCGGTGCTGCTTATCTTTGTTTGGGATGTAGGAATACTGAAAACGAAGTATGAGATTCTGGtgaatgttgctgctgtgtgtgctgtgtaaaCATACAACATGGCATACTGACCATTGGCCAAGGTCAATGTCCTGATTGcaaaaaatgctttgaaaaagATTTTGGAGGtgacgtgtgtgtttgtttgagcaTGCACGCACTTGCtggtttgtcagtgtgtttcgACTAAAAAAGGTCAATGGATTTACATATAGACTCTGCATGCTTTGCAAAAATTCCATACTGGTGGCAGTGACCTTGTGGATCTAAAAGACTGGACTGTCTTTACTTTGTCCCCTGGACTTACTGACATAAGCCCGCCCACTGCTGTCTTAAAGCATAGCCTATGTTTTGATGATGATAGCGCCTTAAAGCTCAGCAGAAGTAGAATTGAGCTGCACTTCCCCTTACATTGTATATGTATAAAGTGTCATGGGCTTAAATGTAACTgtagagagagaggaaggagatttGAGATGCAAGTGCAATCTGATCTTGTGGGGACTGGTCTAAGACACTACACTATCACAGCACTTTGTATTGATCACTTAACTGTTAAATCTGATGATGTCTGGATGATACAAATTATATCCTTGACATAAATTTCTCTATTTCCTTCAAACAAATTAGCTGACAAGCACCaatcaaaacataaatgtaGAAATTATTCTTTCTCAATATgagaaaatatgtatttattgcTGGGTTCAGTAATTTATAGGTTATGTAATATTTTTTGGACATTGTTTGACTTTGTTCTGAAGTGGAAAGTAAAGAGatgagtttttattttgaaacggACTTATGAAAGAGGTAACTTACTCTTTTTAAGTATTAAAtttgaaaggcaggggtacagcctggacaggtcaccagtccatcacaacctcacacactcacactcactcctatgggtaatttagagtcaccaaatcaacctgacatacatgtttttggactgtgagaggaaaccggagtacctggagaaaacccacgcaagcacagggagaacatgcaaactccacacagaacggtccctgctgggtttcgaaccagaaACCCAGGactgctgtgaggaaacagtgctaaccaccaatcctCCGTACTGCCCATAGACACATCATTTGAGAAAATAATAGCAATAGTAAGTCTGGCTGTAGAGGATGAGGTGTTTATTGTATGGAATTTCCTCCCACaaggaaacactgaaacagatgATTCGTCCCCCTCCCATCTTTGGATTGCTCCCTACATGTATCACAGACTCATCCTGTCACACCAGGTCTTAGGAAGCCTTAAACTCAGACTTACGCTCAGCTTAACATAACTCATCTCAACCTTTCATCTCAATTAGACTTGGCTGCAGCCCAGTTGCCGGAGCTTTACCAGCTTCAAATGATCTATCTACTTTGTGAGCGCTAATCTAATAGGCCCTTGTGCCGTCTGCTAGGTTGGTATCTCATCTCTGCTCAGTCCTGCCCTATATGCCTGATTTTGTTTCAGCAGTGGGTGGCTGCTTGTTGTAACACAGGGAAATCAGATCTCCTTTCATGCCTTTATAGTACGAAACATGCAGGGTGTCATTAAACCTGAATGTTGGGTTCTCtgaggaaggtgtgtgtgtgtgtgtgtatttctatgtatatgtacatgcacacaacagCGTTTGCCCATTTGAAATGGTGAAAAGAGGTTAAAAACAGTTCACCTCTAATCTTATTAGTTAAGTGGGATCAGGGCATCTGAGAGATGCTGTCCCACAGAAAAACAATTCTCATAGTATTGAAGTTTAGCACACCATCACACAACTGATGCCCACTTTCAACACACCTGAATCAAATCaataagtgaaaaaaaagtacaattcaTGCTATTTTGttgttaaacatctttttaaatTAGTCTGTGGTCTGTTGTGGGATATATATTGTGGGTTTGTTGTGCTCAGgctgttttacattttccaaaactAAGTTTATACATATTCTGCATTCTGATGCAgtttgcagtttaaaaaaaatgaaaattgcattgtacattatatattttttatgtgacTGTATTTCACTACAAAATTCTGATCTATACTGGCCATTTCACTCTGGCATTCTGTCTTCACAGCCATCCGTTTTGGCCGGATGCCCCAGTCCGAGAAGCTAAAGCTGAAGGCAGAGATGGTGACAGGGGACAGGGAGGTGGAAGATCCTCACCTAGCTGACCAGAAGACACTGGCCAGGCAGATTTATGAGGCCTACCTCAAGAATTTCAACATGAACAAAGCCAAGGCTCGGACCATTCTCACCGGCAAGACCAGCACTACTGTATGTTAAGAGTAATGGGTTAGAGAGTGAaaggtgtggtgtgtgtgcatgtggataGGGTTCATGACTCCTCTCATTACTAGTTTCTTCATTGGCCATGGTCATGATTTCTTGcaacttttaatttatttcttcccCACTGgaattttttcatctcatttggAGCATAGTGAAAATTTGCAATCAAACTCGTGTCTCAATATGACCTGGCAGCCAGCCAGTGACAGAAATAGCTTGCTCAATCGGTAGTGCAATCCAGCACTGAGCTGGACAGGAAAAGTCTGTTTGCACAAAAAGGACATAAAGAGCCAGTGTTGGAGCCCATCACTTCTCCCAGCACCTCCATCACTCTTTTCATCACCCATCCCCAGTCTCATGAAAAAACATCCCTtcactgccttctttcacttttgtaaaaagaaaacacataaaataggTGTCAACAAAAAGGGGTGGTTCAGAAACTGCAGCCAAGATTTGCTCTGAGTGGATGGATGTGCGTAGGTATGAAGTAGGTCGAGAGGGACAGGTCACATCCACGTTCAAACACAGACTCTTCCCTCTGCTGTTGGGGATCAAAGCATCCAAAAGGATGGAAATATCCATTTAGAGTTCTGATGGAGTCATTGGGATCTGCAGGTGTTGGAAAGCAGTTagctaaaaatacacatattgtTTGATCAACCTTTGATTTTAAAGTTCATTCATGGTTAATTTGTTCACAgcactatattatatatataaaatataaaatgatttataatGTTCAAGATACTGTTACAAAAAGACAGTTgatatacactaccagtcaaaagtttacTTTACCGTTggattgaatgagaaagtgtgtccaaacttttgactgataCTGTAGAAGACAACAACTTAATAAAAACTATCAGATAGGTATTGACCCTTGTGGAGCGGATCCTCTATGAAAAACTTGTTTGGAGCCAGGTAATTCTTAACTGAGCTAGAACATTTCTGTCTGGATGGGATCATCAGTCTTGACATTTGGGTGGAATGCTGAAGCATAATTGTGTCAGTATTGGCTGTGATTTGGCTAATAATCAGTTTTATCGTCTGACTTATCTGATTTACCTTACAGATGTTCCATGATCTGCATTGTGCACAAAATCTGTCTCATGGGTTTTGGTGCAGCAGCATTTCAAGATATTCTGAAACAGAGATCAACACTATACAGCAACAAAATGTAGATGATATAATGTAACATTTGCTtgttcaaaaatatatttgagttGCTTGGTTGTGATAACTATCTGTTCATCTCATGATCAAGTGTGACGTAGGAGTATCACAAACTTAAACAGCTAGGTGAATGTCCCTCATACCTTTCCTTCTTACTCTGTCCCACATTTAGCAGAGCATTTGTGAGTCACAGTGGTGATATgatgtgcagcagcaggtgtAACTGGTCATCACAGGCTGTAGCTTCTCTGCTGTGGAAAAAGTGACACAGCTAAAAACTTCTATTAGCTATGATTAGTCACTGCTAGCCAAAGCTTACATAACTGCTTATATTTACGTACCTATGTATCTCCAATGACCTTATTAGGATTCTgcatacatctttttttttttttttttatattaagtaTCTGAAAATTGGGTCATGGTTTCAAAAAAAAATTCCCctcttatttttacatttgaggtTTTCCATGGTAAGCCCTCTCAGCCCTCTCACAGTGCATTATTGCCAAGATTTATGGGGCTTATATTTCTAGAGAAGAGTGTGACATCTATAATTACCGATCTGCAGGAACAATTATGGAAATGGTGCAAATTGTCTTTTCAGTAAAGATTATATCTGAAGACCACAGTCACTAtagtttttttatgtaaagaGGTTTGCTGACTCAGCTTTTTCCATACTTGCAGTcaggtttgatttatttatctgtGCCAAAATCTCAGTAAGCATTGAACTCATGTGTCATTTAAACTGGAAATCCATTTTAACTCTATTTCACACGTACAGCTCATAAGAGTGTTTATTTCTCAAACATTCACAGCCTTTCGTCATCCACGACATGGAGACCCTCCAGCTGGCAGAGCAGACGCTGGTGGCCAAGATGGTCAGCTCCGCAGGGGCACTGAGGGACAAGGAGGCAGAAGTTAGGATTTTCCACTGCTGCCAGTGCACTTCAGTGGAAACCGTCACAGAGCTCACAGAATTTGCAAAGTCTGTCCCTGGGTTCTCTAGCCTGGATCTCAATGATCAGGTTACTCTCTTGAAATATGGAGTGTATGAGGCCCTGTTTGCCATGCTCGCCTCCAGTATGAATAAGGACGGGCTTCTTGTAGCTTATGGCTCAGGCTTCATCACCCGGGAATTCCTCAAGAGCCTGCGGCGACCATTCAGTGATATGATGGAGCCAAAGTTTCAATTTGCCATGAAGTTTAATGCACTTGAGCTGGATGACAGTGACCTGGCTCTGTTTGTGGCCACTATCATCTGCTGTGGAGGTGAGAGTGCTGGAAAAATTACATTCTTTAAACCTAATATGTCTTATTATGATATTATCTTATGTATCTTTTCTACTCAAACAAATGGTTCATTTCACACAAATAAGATAAATGTAAAGGATTTCTGGTACTACCCtgtaattaaatatgtttatggATGTGAAGTCtcactttatttctttaattctcttcctctgtgattAGACCGACCAGGCCTGGTAAATGTGGGGCACATTGAGCGAATGCAGGAGAGCATTGTGCAGGTGCTACAGCTCCACCTGTTGGCCAATCACCCTGACGACACTTTCCTTTTCCccaagctgctgcagaaactgGCTGACCTCCGGCAGCTAGTCACAGAGCATGCACAGCTGGTGCAGGAGATCAAAAAGACAGAGGACACCTCGCTGCACCCACTCCTGCAGGAGATCTACAGAGACATGTACTGAGGATTGTAGAGGAATAATCATGAGAGACACTACCAACCATCTCCTTTTTGTCAGGgacaaaaaagaagaggagTCCTGTGTAAGCTAGGATTGAACCACTTAAAACCCCCTAATGCAACAAGAGTGAGCTTTGGCTTTTGGTCAGAATGAAAGGGTCTTTTTTTAGACCAAAGGAAAAAGCTAGTGAT contains:
- the pparab gene encoding peroxisome proliferator-activated receptor alpha b, whose amino-acid sequence is MVDMESHYHPPSPLEDSVLSSPLCGDDDFMGGIEELQDISQSIENDALSSFDVPEYPSSSNGSEGSTVLDALTPASSPSSVVYGPAAGQEEFLSSSSSLSLECRVCADRASGYHYGVHACEGCKGFFRRTIRLKLEYDKCERRCKIQKKNRNKCQYCRFQKCLTVGMSHNAIRFGRMPQSEKLKLKAEMVTGDREVEDPHLADQKTLARQIYEAYLKNFNMNKAKARTILTGKTSTTPFVIHDMETLQLAEQTLVAKMVSSAGALRDKEAEVRIFHCCQCTSVETVTELTEFAKSVPGFSSLDLNDQVTLLKYGVYEALFAMLASSMNKDGLLVAYGSGFITREFLKSLRRPFSDMMEPKFQFAMKFNALELDDSDLALFVATIICCGDRPGLVNVGHIERMQESIVQVLQLHLLANHPDDTFLFPKLLQKLADLRQLVTEHAQLVQEIKKTEDTSLHPLLQEIYRDMY